The Arachis hypogaea cultivar Tifrunner chromosome 14, arahy.Tifrunner.gnm2.J5K5, whole genome shotgun sequence genome has a segment encoding these proteins:
- the LOC140178591 gene encoding uncharacterized protein produces the protein MADVPPPSLSELMRMVAELQQANQRMADENQIMSAQIAELNHARIEHNDAHRQQAEDEEHQSQPTHVSETAQHEEQQPDDEKEESEDLVGPFTEEVMNFELPKRFTLPLTLTPYDGLGDPRKFIKKFRSIMIVNGASDTVLCRCFPNYLDGPALDWLCALPAGSISRFHQLAKLFEEHFAGSAIYLHDSDYLNTIKQGPNESLKDYMTRFTKIAISIPDLHPEVHLHAIKSGLRPGKFQETIAVAKPKTLAEFREKAKGQIDIEELRQARKSDKSHFREEDKNSTTKKSFKLTPRFDSYTQFNTKREDIIKEILNSKLIKPPRKAGTYQDARHVDKSKYCAFHQKHGHNTDDCVVAKDLLERLARQGHLDKYIGGHIQKRGPSSTTNDLSEQHRGKEKASSNQYERPRGIINCISGGYASGGYSNSARKRSFRAICSVEGPKQDTAINNPQPEVTFTQADFNSNIQNLDDPVVITLQLGDLLVKKVLLDPGSSADVLFYSTFQKMKLSDNMLQSTGGDLVGFSGERVPILGSVWLQTTLGEHPLSKTNDIQYLVVNCFSPYNLILGRPFLNKFGAIVSTVHLCVKFPLQDDQVATIHGDHKEARQCYNTSMKFQNRSTQQVNNVELKQNEDTLADLDPRADFLERPKPSDDLQKVYFNNDPKKFTYVGTSINPTELQAIKTFLQENAELFAWKPADMPGIDPQIITHKLAINSAVRPVQQKKRKLGEEKRRASLEETQKLINAEFIKEIRFTTWLANVNAGATYQRLMDKVFAKQIGRNIEVYVDDMVAKTKTGHNHISDLTEIFGQIRQYNMRLNPEKCAFAVQGGKFLGFLLTCRGIEANPDKCRAVLDMASPKTVKEVQRLTGRLAALSRFVPCLASTSIPFFQTIKKKNRFEWNDDCEKAFSKLKTTLSQPPILQKPLQGEDLFLYLSVTDWAISSALVSERNKVQHPIYFVSKTLQHAELNYPRIEKLALALIFSARRLRPYFQSHVIYVRTDHPLRQVLHKPEIAGRLIKWAVELSEFDIRYQSRGPIKSQFLADFIAEFTTPSEEDHAKQWILYVDGSSNNGGCGAGIRLEAEDGFILEHSIHLAFKASNNQSEYEALLAGLPLCLDLQISTIKVKDWREDFIHYLQTGNIPEGVENDKKFRRQASSFTTLNGTLYRRGYTRPLLKCLNKPEADIALAEAHEGICGTHTGARSLASKILRAGFFWPTLKQDSQQKIRTCQNCQRHAPLIHIPAEQMHHSEISWPFNQWGLDILGPFPTAPGQFADQKFQSFLQNLKINQHFASVEHPQMNGLAEAANKVILHALKKKLDDAKGLWAELIPEVLWGYNTTPQTSTKETPFRLVYGSEAMIPLEISQNSIRTYMDNQDEARKSELDIIEEIRDIAALKQRAAQQVIARQYNKSVKSRSFVKGDLVLRKTETARKPPTHGKLAANWDGPYRVSNVLGQGAYKLESLDGKLMPSTWNVSSLKKFYS, from the exons ATGGCTGACGTACCGCCTCCGTCACTGTCCGAACTCATGCGAATGGTAGCTGAGCTACAACAAGCTAATCAACGGATGGCTGACGAAAACCAAATAATGTCTGCTCAAATTGCTGAACTAAATCATGCTCGGATTGAACACAATGATGCTCACCGCCAACAGGCGGAAGACGAGGAACATCAATCCCAACCGACTCATGTTTCGGAAACCGCTCAACATGAAGAGCAGCAGCCCGATGACGAGAAAGAAGAATCCGAGGACCTTGTAGGCCCCTTTACAGAAGAAGTAATGAACTTCGAACTGCCGAAGAGGTTCACTCTGCCGTTGACCCTCACGCCTTATGATGGACTCGGAGATCCGAGGAAGTTCATAAAGAAATTCCGATCAATAATGATCGTCAATGGTGCATCAGATACAGTCTTATGTCGTTGTTTTCCGAATTatttagacggtcctgcacttgattggttgtgTGCTTTGCCTGCAGGTTCCATTTCACGCTTTCATCAGCTGGCGAAGTTATTTGAAGAACATTTCGCCGGATCTGCAATATACTTGCACGACTCTGATTACCTGAACACCATCAAGCAAGGACCAAACGAAAGCCTAAAGGACTATATGACTCGTTTTACCAAAATCGCAATCAGCATACCAGATCTCCACCCCGAGGTCCATCTGCATGCAATTAAAAGCGGCCTCCGACCCGGGAAATTCCAGGAGACGATCGCAGTGGCAAAACCGAAGACTCTAGCAGAATTTCGAGAGAAAGCAAAAGGACAAATTGACATCGAGGAACTCCGACAAGCTCGGAAATCTGACAAGTCACACTTCCGCGAAGAAGATAAGAACTCAACCACTAAGAAAAGTTTTAAACTAACACCTCGATTTGATTCTTATACGCAGTTTAACACTAAAAGGGAAGACATAATCAAGGAGATCTTGAACTCCAAATTAATCAAGCCACCAAGAAAGGCCGGCACATACCAGGATGCAAGGCATGTAGACAAATCAAAGTACTGCGCTTTCCACCAAAAACACGGCCACAATACCGATGATTGTGTGGTCGCCAAAGATCTCTTAGAACGACTAGCAAGACAAGGCCACCTagacaaatacattggtggtcaCATCCAAAAACGTGGCCCCAGTTCCACAACAAACGACCTCTCTGAACAACACCGAGGAAAAGAGAAGGCATCCTCAAACCAATATGAAAGACCACGAGGTATAATCAATTGTATTTCAGGAGGATACGCAAGTGGGGGATACTCAAACTCAGCAAGGAAAAGGTCATTCAGAGCAATATGCTCAGTAGAAGGACCAAAGCAAGATACAGCAATCAATAACCCACAACCAGAGGTCACCTTCACACAGGCCGACTTTAACTCCAACATACAAAATTTGGACGACCCTGTGGTAATCACCCTCCAGCTAGGGGATCTATTAGTGAAAAAAGTACTCTTGGATCCCGGGAGCAGTGCCGATGTTCTGTTTTACTCAACATTTCAAAAGATGAAGCTCAGCGACAACATGCTACAGTCCACAGGAGGAGACTTAGTCGGATTCTCGGGAGAACGCGTTCCAATACTCGGttcagtgtggttacaaaccacactgggtGAGCATCCTCTTTCAAAAACTAATGATATTCAATATCTAGTAGTTAACTGTTTCAGTCCATATAACCTTATCCTTGGCCGACCTTTTTTAAATAAGTTCGGCGCCATTGTCTCTACCGTCCATCTCTGTGTAAAGTTTCCATTGCAGGATGATCAGGTTGCAACAATCCATGGAGATCATAAAGAGGCCCGACAGTGTTATAACACCAGCATGAAGTTCCAAAACCGCTCAACACAACAAGTCAACAATGTCGAACTCAAGCAAAACGAGGACACACTAGCTGACCTCGACCCAAGAGCCGATTTTCTCGAGCGACCAAAACCATCCGATGACCTGCAAAAAGTGTATTTTAATAATGACCCTAAAAAATTTACATATGTAGGTACATCAATCAACCCAACTGAGTTACAGGCCATAAAAACGTTTCTACAAGAAAACGCCGAGCTTTTTGCCTGGAAACCTGCAGACATGCCCGGCATTGATCCACAAATTATCACTCATAAACTAGCAATAAACTCGGCAGTCCGACCAGTACAGCAGAAGAAACGAAAACTCGGCGAAGAAAAGAGGAGAGCGTCACTAGaagaaacacaaaaactcatcaacGCTGAATTTATCAAAGAGATCAGATTCActacatggctagccaatgtg aaCGCAGGTGCAACTTATCAACGCCTTATGGATAAAGTGTTCGCCAAACAAATCGGCAGAAACATCGAAGTTTATGTCGATGATATGGTCGCCAAAACAAAAACCGGACATAATCACATCAGCGACCTTACAGAAATATTTGGCCAGATCCGCCAGTACAACATGCGCCTCAACCCCGAGAAATGTGCCTTCGCCGTTCAAGGGGgtaagtttttaggttttttactaACGTGCAGGGGAATAGAGGCAAACCCAGACAAATGCCGAGCAGTGTTGGACATGGCCAGCCCCAAAACAGTAAAAGAAGTTCAGCGTCTCACAGGACGCCTTGCCGCACTTTCCAGATTTGTTCCCTGTTTAGCTTCAACTTCTATTCCTTTTTtccaaacaattaaaaagaaaaacagattTGAATGGAACGACGATTGTGAGAAAGCATTTTCCAAATTAAAAACAACTCTCTCACAACCGCCAATTTTACAAAAACCCCTACAAGGGGAGGACTTATTTCTATATCTGTCAGTCACTGATTGGGCGATAAGCTCGGCCCTTGTATCAGAGAGAAACAAAGTGCAACATCCGATATACTTCGTCAGCAAAACTCTCCAACATGCCGAGCTCAATTACCCAAGGATTGAGAAGCTCGCACTGGCACTAATATTCTCGGCACGACGTCTCCGACCTTACTTCCAGAGCCACGTTATCTACGTCAGAACAGATCACCCACTAAGACAAGTgttacacaaaccagaaatcgcAGGACGACTCATAAAGTGGGCAGTCGAACTGTCTGAGTTCGATATCAGATACCAATCCAGAGGACCGATCAAGTCACAATTTTTAGCAGATTTCATCGCCGAGTTTACTACACCATCTGAGGAAGATCATGCAAAACAATGGATCTTATATGTGGATGGATCTTCCAATAATGGGGGTTGTGGAGCAGGAATACGCCTGGAAGCCGAGGACGGATTCATACTTGAACACTCAATACACTTAGCTTTCAAAGCCAGCAATAACCAATCCGAGTATGAAGCACTGCTCGCTGGACTCCCACTCTGTTTAGATCTCCAAATCTCGACGATCAAG GTAAAAGATTGGAGGGAAGACTTTATACACTATTTACAAACAGGTAATATACCAGAAGGGGTCGAGAACGATAAAAAGTTCCGACGGCAAGCATCCTCCTTCACAACACTCAACGGAACATTATATCGACGTGGATATACTCGCCCCCTACTAAAATGCCTCAACAAGCCAGAAGCTGACATAGCATTAGCAGAAGCACATGAAGGAATCTGTGGCACACATACAGGAGCTCGGAGCCTAGCATCAAAAATCCtccgagctggattcttctgGCCGACATTGAAACAGGACAGCCAACAAAAAATCAGGACATGCCAGAATTGCCAAAGACACGCACCATTGATACACATACCTGCCGAGCAAATGCATCATTCAGAAATCAGCTGGCCATTTAACCAATGGGGTTTGGATATACTCGGGCCGTTTCCTACGGCACCGGGCCAGTTTGCCGACCAAAAGTTTCAATCTTTCTTGCAGAATCTCAAAATAAACCAACACTTCGCCTCCGTTGAACACCCTCAAATGAACGGACTAGCTGAGGCTGCAAATAAGGTCATCCTGCATGCACTAAAAAAGAAACTAGATGACGCCAAAGGACTCTGGGCCGAACTAATACCTGAAGTCCTTTGGGGATACAACACCACCCCACAAACATCAACAAAAGAAACGCCATTCAGACTGGTATATGGATCGGAAGCCATGATCCCCCTAGAGATCTCCCAGAACTCAATCCGAACTTACATGGACAACCAAGACGAAGCTCGGAAATCCGAGCTCGACATCATTGAAGAAATCAGAGACATCGCCGCCTTGAAGCAACGCGCGGCGCAGCAAGTAATTGCTCGACAGTACAACAAGTCGGTCAAAAGCAGATCATTCGTCAAAGGAGACTTAGTCCTCCGCAAGACCGAAACTGCTCGGAAACCACCAACACATGGAAAGCTCGCAGCCAATTGGGACGGTCCATACCGAGTATCAAACGTACTCGGTCAAGGAGCATACAAGCTAGAATCATTAGATGGTAAACTCATGCCTAGTACATGGAATGTGTCTTCCTTAAAGAAATTTTATAGTTAA